In one Streptomyces sp. NBC_00708 genomic region, the following are encoded:
- a CDS encoding extracellular solute-binding protein gives MFRRRLTALVCSVAAIGLLATGCGDSDSGTSTAEKGTGEVTFWSFVKGSDEVAKAFNRTHPDLKVKFEAVPSGQEYYSKLTNAVKAGTVPDVAVVEYPQLPEFATQGKLETLSASLGPLVKEKFPKPVRQLVELGGQTWGVPRDAAPLMLYYRKDFFKTHGISVPKTWDAYRTMTGQVKKADPKARGGVLYTDNPGLLTALAWQAGSQWFGTEKDSWKVSLTDAPAKKVADYWGDLARKDLVSSLSSLDPFWTSVQQNRTVAYVCASWCAGGQAATVADQKGKWSVAPVPTWDGKPASAMYGGSSFVIPKGARNSAAAAEFIKWITTDPEGMKAWVSSGTSSMFPADPALVPVAKAAFPTDYYGGQDVYAVGSASYSAVRPGWTWGPVMGTTNTAIVDRIPEVAQGKVKLFDVLTGAQKATVKDMERRGLKVTP, from the coding sequence ATGTTTCGTAGACGACTGACAGCGCTGGTCTGCTCCGTTGCGGCAATAGGCCTTCTCGCCACGGGATGCGGGGACTCGGACAGCGGGACGTCCACGGCGGAGAAGGGCACCGGAGAGGTCACCTTCTGGTCCTTCGTCAAGGGCTCCGACGAGGTGGCCAAGGCCTTCAACCGGACCCATCCGGACCTCAAGGTGAAGTTCGAGGCGGTGCCGTCGGGCCAGGAGTACTACTCCAAGCTCACCAACGCGGTGAAGGCCGGCACCGTCCCGGATGTCGCGGTGGTCGAGTACCCGCAGCTGCCGGAGTTCGCCACGCAGGGGAAGCTGGAGACGCTGAGCGCGTCGCTCGGGCCCCTGGTGAAGGAGAAATTCCCCAAGCCCGTAAGGCAGTTGGTCGAGCTGGGTGGCCAGACATGGGGTGTGCCCCGCGATGCGGCGCCGCTGATGCTCTACTACCGCAAGGACTTCTTCAAGACCCACGGGATCAGCGTCCCCAAGACCTGGGACGCGTACCGGACCATGACCGGCCAGGTGAAGAAGGCCGACCCCAAGGCCCGCGGCGGGGTGCTGTACACCGACAACCCGGGTCTGCTGACCGCACTCGCCTGGCAGGCCGGATCGCAGTGGTTCGGTACGGAGAAGGACTCCTGGAAGGTCTCGCTGACCGACGCCCCCGCCAAGAAGGTCGCGGACTACTGGGGCGACCTCGCCCGGAAGGACCTCGTCAGCTCACTGAGCTCGCTCGACCCGTTCTGGACGAGCGTCCAGCAGAACCGGACCGTCGCCTACGTCTGTGCGAGCTGGTGTGCCGGAGGCCAAGCGGCGACTGTCGCCGACCAGAAGGGCAAATGGTCGGTTGCCCCGGTCCCCACCTGGGACGGCAAGCCCGCCTCCGCCATGTACGGCGGCTCCTCCTTCGTCATCCCGAAGGGCGCCCGGAACAGCGCGGCCGCCGCGGAGTTCATCAAGTGGATCACCACCGACCCCGAAGGCATGAAGGCGTGGGTCTCGTCCGGGACCAGCAGCATGTTCCCCGCCGACCCCGCTCTCGTCCCGGTCGCCAAGGCCGCCTTCCCCACCGACTACTACGGCGGCCAGGACGTGTACGCCGTGGGCAGCGCGTCCTACTCGGCGGTCCGGCCCGGCTGGACCTGGGGCCCGGTCATGGGCACCACCAACACCGCCATCGTCGACCGGATCCCCGAGGTCGCCCAGGGCAAGGTGAAGCTCTTCGACGTCCTCACCGGTGCCCAGAAGGCCACCGTGAAGGACATGGAACGTCGCGGGCTGAAGGTCACCCCGTAG
- a CDS encoding substrate-binding domain-containing protein: MLADERREAILRAVERQGSITVKALAQEMGVSAVTLRQDVRELAGQGLLTRVHGGARALAPAPASAEAPAAAPSPAAEKYAVGLVVPPGGYYYAEVIRGVQEAARTLGVRVVLAVSGESLADNKAQVRQLMADGISSLLLMLHPGLHPLDETEEWLSTLEVPAVLVERRAGIQAGRLEQVASDHAYGAALAVRHLASLGHDRVALVARVESPNTALLSVGYAEAVRAMGLRPGPEYRIVTNGDAAAADARFDEIVRAVQSGEVRAALVHNDIDAIALVGILRARGLRVPEDLALVTYDDEVAEMSEVPLTAVAPPKQAVGAWALDLAVRRLSDPGTPLAEILLRPELRVRASCGAARRTNT, translated from the coding sequence GTGTTGGCTGATGAGCGGCGGGAGGCGATCCTGCGTGCGGTGGAGCGCCAGGGTTCGATCACCGTGAAGGCGCTGGCGCAGGAGATGGGGGTCTCCGCCGTGACCCTGCGCCAGGACGTGCGGGAGCTGGCGGGCCAGGGGCTGCTGACCCGGGTGCACGGTGGGGCCAGGGCGCTCGCCCCGGCTCCCGCCTCCGCCGAGGCCCCGGCCGCCGCTCCGTCGCCCGCCGCGGAGAAGTACGCCGTCGGTCTCGTGGTGCCGCCGGGCGGCTACTACTACGCGGAGGTGATCCGCGGAGTCCAGGAGGCGGCCCGCACGCTCGGTGTCCGGGTCGTGCTGGCCGTCTCGGGGGAGTCGCTGGCGGACAACAAGGCGCAGGTCCGCCAGCTCATGGCCGACGGGATCAGCAGCTTGCTGCTGATGCTGCACCCCGGTCTGCACCCGCTGGACGAGACCGAGGAGTGGCTGAGCACCCTGGAGGTGCCGGCCGTGCTGGTGGAGCGCAGGGCGGGGATACAGGCCGGCCGGCTGGAGCAGGTGGCCTCCGACCACGCCTACGGAGCCGCCCTCGCGGTGCGTCACCTGGCCTCGCTCGGGCACGACCGGGTGGCCCTGGTCGCCCGGGTCGAGAGTCCCAACACGGCGCTGCTCAGCGTCGGTTACGCCGAGGCCGTGCGGGCCATGGGCCTGCGGCCGGGGCCGGAGTACCGCATTGTCACCAACGGGGACGCGGCTGCGGCCGACGCGCGTTTCGACGAGATCGTCCGGGCCGTGCAGTCCGGTGAGGTCCGGGCCGCACTGGTGCACAACGACATCGATGCCATCGCGCTCGTCGGCATCCTGCGCGCCCGGGGCCTGCGGGTGCCGGAGGACTTGGCCCTGGTGACCTACGACGACGAGGTGGCCGAGATGAGCGAGGTGCCGCTTACCGCGGTGGCCCCGCCCAAGCAGGCGGTGGGGGCGTGGGCGCTCGACCTGGCGGTACGCCGGCTGTCCGATCCCGGCACGCCGCTGGCGGAGATCCTGCTCCGCCCCGAACTGCGGGTCCGCGCGTCCTGCGGTGCCGCCCGCCGGACGAACACATAA
- a CDS encoding carbohydrate ABC transporter permease, producing MTKTMTREAPAGPCPDQARTDTSGRARRRPGNRPSVLLSKAGVTAMLGLSALYTLLPMLWLLLSSTKSRQDLFATNGFAPGKDFALGDNLKHLFQVDDGIFLRWLLNTILYAGVGSLLATVFSVAAGYAFDKLNFPGKERLFSFVLLGVMVPGTAMAIPLYLIAAKAGLVNTFWSVFLPGLVFPFGVYLARVFSASYIPGEVLEAARVDGAGEFRTFCRIALPMIAPGFVTIFLFQFTQIWNSFFLPLVMLSDRDLFPVNLGLYVWYSSALSQGHPQDYLLAIVGSLVSVVPLVILFLMLQRFWKSGMTAGAVK from the coding sequence GTGACCAAGACCATGACACGCGAAGCCCCCGCCGGCCCCTGTCCGGACCAGGCGCGGACGGACACGTCCGGCCGGGCCCGGCGGCGCCCCGGAAACCGGCCCTCGGTCCTGCTGTCCAAGGCCGGTGTGACCGCGATGCTGGGGCTCTCCGCCCTCTACACACTGCTGCCGATGCTCTGGCTGCTGCTGTCGTCCACCAAGAGCCGCCAGGACCTCTTCGCCACCAACGGCTTCGCGCCGGGCAAGGACTTCGCGCTCGGCGACAACCTGAAGCACCTGTTCCAGGTCGACGACGGCATCTTCCTGCGCTGGCTGCTCAACACGATCCTGTACGCCGGTGTCGGCTCGCTGCTGGCGACGGTGTTCAGCGTGGCCGCCGGGTACGCCTTCGACAAGCTGAACTTCCCCGGCAAGGAGAGGCTGTTCTCCTTCGTCCTGCTGGGCGTGATGGTGCCCGGTACGGCGATGGCGATACCGCTCTACCTGATCGCGGCCAAGGCCGGCCTGGTGAACACCTTCTGGAGCGTCTTCCTCCCCGGCCTCGTGTTCCCGTTCGGGGTATATCTGGCCCGGGTCTTCAGCGCCTCGTACATCCCCGGCGAGGTCCTGGAGGCCGCCAGAGTGGACGGGGCGGGCGAGTTCAGAACCTTCTGCCGGATCGCGCTGCCCATGATCGCGCCGGGCTTCGTGACCATCTTCCTCTTCCAGTTCACCCAGATCTGGAACAGCTTCTTCCTGCCCCTGGTGATGCTGTCCGACCGGGACCTTTTCCCGGTCAACCTCGGTCTGTACGTCTGGTACTCCTCCGCGCTCTCGCAGGGGCACCCGCAGGACTACCTGCTGGCCATCGTCGGATCGCTGGTCTCCGTGGTCCCCCTGGTCATCCTCTTCCTGATGCTCCAACGGTTCTGGAAGTCCGGCATGACCGCCGGCGCCGTCA
- a CDS encoding sugar ABC transporter permease, whose amino-acid sequence MTTPSARAQRRTAALLLAPFFLFFAAITLAPLAYAGWLSLFTTRTSGLGFGGTEEVFAGLDNYVHALSDPAFRGGFVTIAAYVAIYIPVMIGGALVLALLLDTALARARAFFQLALFLPHAVPGLIAALIWVYLYTPGLSPVIDFLGAGGLDIDFLSADNAVFSAANIAVWEWIGYNMVIFYAALQAVPTEALDAAKIDGAGGIRTALSIKVPMIRPAIALAVLFTVIGSVQLFTEPKVIYSASSSIGSSWTPNMFVQTAAFTHNDFGLAAAASLLIALFAAVLSFLVTRFSRSRSKP is encoded by the coding sequence ATGACAACTCCGTCAGCCCGCGCCCAGCGCCGTACCGCCGCGCTGCTCCTGGCACCGTTCTTCCTCTTCTTCGCCGCCATCACCCTCGCCCCGCTGGCCTACGCCGGCTGGCTGAGCCTGTTCACCACCCGTACCTCCGGCCTCGGTTTCGGCGGCACGGAGGAGGTCTTCGCCGGACTGGACAACTACGTGCACGCGCTGTCGGACCCGGCGTTCCGCGGCGGATTCGTCACTATCGCCGCGTACGTGGCGATCTACATCCCGGTGATGATCGGCGGCGCGCTCGTTCTCGCCCTGCTGCTGGACACCGCGCTGGCCAGGGCACGGGCCTTCTTCCAGCTGGCCCTGTTCCTCCCGCACGCGGTTCCCGGTCTGATCGCGGCCCTCATCTGGGTCTACCTGTACACACCCGGACTGAGCCCGGTGATCGACTTCCTCGGTGCCGGGGGACTCGACATCGACTTCCTGTCGGCGGACAACGCGGTCTTCTCCGCGGCGAACATCGCCGTGTGGGAGTGGATCGGGTACAACATGGTCATCTTCTACGCCGCCCTCCAGGCGGTGCCGACCGAGGCCCTGGACGCGGCGAAGATCGACGGCGCCGGCGGCATCCGTACCGCCCTGTCCATCAAGGTGCCGATGATCCGCCCGGCCATCGCACTGGCCGTGCTGTTCACCGTGATCGGATCGGTTCAGCTCTTCACGGAGCCGAAGGTCATCTACAGCGCGTCCAGTTCGATCGGCAGCAGCTGGACGCCCAACATGTTCGTCCAGACCGCCGCCTTCACCCACAACGACTTCGGGCTGGCAGCGGCGGCCTCGCTGCTCATCGCGCTGTTCGCCGCGGTGCTGTCCTTCCTCGTCACCCGCTTTTCGCGCAGCAGGAGCAAGCCGTGA